The genome window TTTCTTTTGGAATGAAAGCTTTCCAGATGAGTTTGCATTCTGTCCCGAGTCTCAGAATAGGCTGGACTTTTAAGCTCTACAAGCGTGGGGTTTTAGACTCTAGGTGCTGTTCCTCTAATTCAAGTGCATGAGTGAAGATTCTCCTACAGCGTCATCCTCTAACAGGCATGCCTGTTTGACCAAACTAACCTTCTCTCCCCTATGTACAACATTAACTTCCTTTCTACTCTTTTCTTCATCAAAACGGTGTTTTcaaatctttctgcttctctcaCTATAAATGTGACAGAGCAGTGAACAACCCACTCCTGCCTGAATGTTGTGCTCTCTTCAAATGGCTTCACCAGACAACTTAGTCTATTACGTTTGATTTGGCCACATACAAATTTCCAAGGCATGAGTAAACTGCAGCCAGATGCTTCCTAGACTATAATACAATAATGTCTAATGTCATTCACAACAAAGTCTTTGCTTTCTTCCAGAGACTCACTAGCCTAGACCTCACTGCCCTCATGCTAAAGAACATAAGAAAGGTTTTATATTAAGATTCTGCAGAAGTGAGTGTCAGGGGGGAGAATATGCAAACATGGCAGGCATGAAATAGTGCTTTCTAGAGTCCCCAGACTATTCTTACTGTCTCGACTCCTTCCTGCACAAAAGAAGGGGGCTAATTCCAGAGAGTTACAGTCATCCCATGCTGAAGTAGAATAGCTCCATATCCGAAGTCCCTGTCTTCCTGGGGATCAGGATTTCCCTCTGTCTCCTTTTTGGACATGTGGGTTCAGTCATGTAGCAGACTGTCTTTTCAATCCGAAGTGAGAGCAACTAGAAAAGCAGACAGCCACTTCCAGCTGGGGAAGACAGGAGCCTGTTGCCTTTCACTGGTTTGTGATTCTCTGATGGGCTCTAAACACACCTCATCTTGAAAGCAGATTATAAGGGCTCATTTCTTATATTAGCAGAAAGAACCTGGATACCACAGTGGTCATGATTGGGCCTTGGTGTGGGAGATCAATTAGGGAAGGGGTAGAGGATCAGGTCGGAAGATGAGAGAGCAGATAGGACTGGAGCTGACAGGGAAATATAGGCTTCCCTTCAAAAGTCTGGAGGATGGCTCCATCAGAAGCTTAAAGGAGGAGAATAAGAGAGACAGCTGTGACATACAGGAAGGTCGTGGTAGAAGTGGGAgtctaaaagagaaagagagcctTTAGAGACATCccctgaacaaagaaaaaatctgATGTCTAAAGCTTTTCAGAGTGGGAAAGTGTACTTATGAACTCAGTGCCAAAGACCCAGATCCTGGGTAAGACCACAAATTCATCTTGCAGCTCTGAAAGGGAGGGGCTGGGCTTGCTTCCAACCTTTCCCAGATCTATGTGCTCTTTCACAGCAGGGACCTGTCTGCTGCAGGGGCATAGCTTGATTTATGGGAGCAAGACAGCTAGAGCACCTGTGATATTATGGATCTTGGAAAcaagcagcctggtctacagaatgagttccagaatagtcagggctACCCAAAGAGACCTCACCCCTTCCctcaagaataagaaaaagaaaattaccctcttctttataaaaaatgtgTATGTGAATATACACATATggctacatgcatgcacatatgtacggGGGAGAggtttgactgtgtgtgtgtgtaaggtcttGTAGTAAACCTAGAATGTTCTCAGCCACCAACAGGCATTGCAGGGACAGGACCAGACAGAAGGCTGTTTCCTTCTTCTACCTCCAGCAGAGCCATCAGCTCTGACTAAATTTCTAGGGCAAGTCCAGGGACATAGCCTTCAATGACACTGTCAGTTGGCAGTTCATGTCCGCAAGGCAAAATAAAAGGCCATGGACTGAACGGAGGAGGAGGGAGCATGGTAATGGCATTCAGAGTGAAAGCAGGTATGTGGCTGGCAAGACCCTGGCAGTGCCTACACAGCAGGAGGGCGCTGGGCACCACAGCAGTGCCAGCCCCCAAGACACCACAGCCCTTTGAAGCTATACCACAGTACTCCAGAAACAAGTGGCTGAAGATGCTACAGATCCTGAGGGAGCAGGGCCAAGAGAACCTGCATCTGGAGATGAACCAGGCCTTTCAGGAGCTGGGGCCCATTTTCAGGTAAGGGCCTTCCTGACCCACAGCTGAGCACAGACAGAGCTCCCTGCCTCTCTGTTTGCCCAGGCTCTGCCGGGTATGAGGTGAGCAGCAGGCATTCCATCCTCAGGGAGTCAGGGAGGGAGCACAGTAGGTCATGGGCCTGACTCACGGCTACCAGGCTTCTccacacagacagagaaaggcaCTGCTCATCGCTGAGAGGACAGAGTGCAGGAGTGCTGAAGTGGAGAGGAGTCAGGCAGGCAGTGGGCGAGCCCTCCTGTGGGGAAAGCAAGGGCTGGGAGAGGATGAGGCAAGGGAGCACACTGACAGGGCTGGTTTTCAGGGAGCTCAGGTAGAGGCTATTCCACCTACTGCCGGACTCTGTTCTTCACCCCACAGGCACAACATAGGAAGAACAAAGATAGTGTCTGTGATGTTGCCAGAGGATGCTAAAAAGGTGCTCCAGATAGACGACCCATACCCTATCCGCCTACCCTTGAAATCCTGGTTGGATCACAGAGCACTCCGTGGCCTGAGTTGTGGTGTGTTTTTGCTGTGAGTGGACACTGGGCATGAGGAGGGGGGTGAGGCTTGAGTCCTGACCACAGGATGCAGAGTTGGCTGGGGTGGATACAAAGACCAGCCCCTGCCAAGCACAGATTGGTACCATGCCGTGGAGGTTATGggtctggggaggagggagatggccaaacatgggtgagaGAAGCAATGATTCCTCATCCAGCACTTGCCCTGAACAGGCCTTTCCCAGTCTCTCCTTTCAATAGGCTATCACACTGCTCCAGCAAGGTGGGGATGGGCAAGACCCTGAGTAAGGGCCCCAGCCAGCTTCTACCTGATGTCCAGCAAGGCAGTCTTGCTGCCCTAGGGGAAGCTTCTCTTACAGAGATTTGGGGTAGACAGTCCTGGAGACTAAGGGGTGGAGAGCAGAAAGTTAGCTCTTTGGGGCTCACAATCAAACACTGAATGGAGTGGGAATAGCAGGGAGTTTCCTCCAGTGGCTGTGTGCACTTCTGGAGAGGCAAGCGGGGGCTCCTGGCGGCTTAGGTTGTATGAACTGCAAAGGGGTTGTTACTACTGGGAGTGCAAAGGAAGTCAGGTTTGTGGACGGCTACCTGAGACCACATAAAGAGCCGTATTTTCTCAGTAACAGTTTAGAGAAATGAGTTCCTCGGAGACTTGACTGCCATTATCTGGGAGTTAGGGAGAGGCTCaacaggcagggaggcagggccaTGCGCATATGTACGTGATGTGCGCACATGTCTTGCATCCGTATGTTTGTGGAACTTGATTTGTTAGTATTTATGTTAAAGTATGACCATGTGATGTGTCCAGGTGTAGAATGTGTAGTCACCCCAGTGTGCATAGCTATTCTCTTAGGTTTatgcacacagagactgggaccTTCACACATATTTCTGAGGTcctgtgtgggtacatgtgtgcatgtgcgtgttaCCGCTGCCAATGGTTGCAGGCTTTAGCATACCAAAGAACAGGTACTCTACTTGTGTGACTCGGCATGTAAGCTCCTGCCTGTCATTTACTGGAGAATCTCCATgggagccctgtgccctgggctGCAGTTTGTGGATGCTGAGAGTGGTCCTCTGCTGAGGCTCCTGCCTTAGGGAAGATGGGATCCCTTAGCTGAGCTGGGCAGATGCTGATGTCTCAGAGGCCACACAGTCTACAGGCCTGTCAGGGGGAGTGAGCTCAGCTAGGGCTTCTCCTTGGGGGAGGTGGGGGTTGGCATAGGCTGGGTGGGCAGAGCTTGACAGCAGTCTCCTTTCCCCCTGGCTGTGGATGTATCAAAACCACCTTCGAGGTTGCTTTGGAAGAAAGGAGTGGGGTCAGGACGTGCGTAGTCTGCCCCTGAGCCCAGCATCTCTTTTCCTCCAATTTCTTTGAGAGTCAGAAAGATGTGCACAGGCCTGGGCCAGGCCTTTCTTGGGCGGTGTCTGTAGCTCTGCTCTGTGCTCTGCAGAAATGGGCCCGAATGGCGCTTCAATAGACTGAGGCTGAACCCAAATGTTCTGTCACTGGAAGCCGTTCAGAAGTTTGTTCCTATGGTGGACACGGTAGCAAGGGACTTTGTGCAGAACATGAAGAAGATGCTGGAGACCACCCATGGACCCCTCTCCATAGACTCTTACTCCAATTTCTTCAACTATACCATAGAAGGTGTGTGTCCTGGGGAAGGTTCCAGCTGGAGGGAGACAGGGAAGGCTGAGGCCAGGAAGGAGAGACAGCACTGAGACCAGTGACAGCCCTGGATCAGAGATAATACTCTCTTTGCAGCCAGCCACTTTGTTCTTTTTGGAGAGCGGCTGGGCCTCATCGGCCATGACCTGAATCCTGGCAGCCTGAAGTTCATCCACACCTTACATTCCATGTTCAAGTCTACCACCCAGCTCCTGTTCCTACCCAAGAGCCTGACTCGATGGATGAACAACCGGGTGTGGAAAGAACATTTTGATGCCTGGGATGCCATCTCTGAATATGGTGAGGGCCACCGAGCTGGGCAGCACCACGGGGGCAGGGAACAATGGTCACATGATTGCCATCCACCTTTAGTCACTTCAAAGAGCTGGGGCTACTTAAGGCCCTTCCTGTGATTCCACGGAGAGTTTAGAATTGTGTAGCCCAGCAATGGTGGCACATAAGCAGGAAGAGCTGGGTGGTAGGGACATGGCAGCTACGGGGATGAAGCAGAGGCCTGCCCCAGCACCACGACTCCAGGTTTTCTCTTCTCCTACAGTCGCACAATGTATCAAGAATGTGTATCGAGGGCTGGCAGAGGGTCACCTGGAGAACTGGAGTGTCGTCTCAGAGCTGGTTACAGAGAGGGCTCTGACAATGGATAGCATCCATGCCAATTCTATGGAGCTCACTGCCGGAAGTGTGGACACGGTCAGCATCCCATGAATTCCACCCTGTACCTCCTGGTGTTTCCCCAAAGCACAGTCACTCACAGTTCCCTCCTCACCTGCCCTACCCACTCCTGTTTCCTCGATGTGGCCATTTGCTGTGAGGCTAGTGAAGTGTCTGAGCAAAGGGGATCCTATCTACACAGCTGTAGTCAAGACCTGTACATCCAAGTTCCAGGTACAAACCAGGTTAGTTAAAACCTGACGAGAAGCAGcctatccctcatctcctccaatacACAAGCATGCCGTGGGCCTAAAACAGCAGCGAGTGGCCCAGAGTCCTCTGTTGGAGTGTAGAGCAGGCCTACTTGTCAGGGTGAACTTGAGGCAGATGCAAGGGAAGACAAGGCTGAAGGGAGTGACAAGCACCCAGGTTACCCACTGATGCTGAAAGGGAGAAGATGGCAGTACAGTCTAGTGGGAAATGTAGGCCCAGACGCAAATTTCCTGCCGGTCAAAGGACAATTCTCCAAGGGACTGCTCTGGGCTAGGCTTCTCGAGTAGGAacagaggactcaagttctagagaagaaagagtaacAACAGAGGTCATGATGTTCCCACCATGCAATAGttcatgggaggggatgaggagcaGCACCAGGCTTATGGGAGTGAGAATAAAGAGGTGTGGGAACAGTGCAGACAGAGACCAGGGAGTCTGAAAAGCCAGAGTTGTATGCACACCAGCCAGGGCCTGAGGAGACAGCAAGCTACCTGAAGCAGGGCCAGATGAGGCCAACAGGGATCTGGGCCCCATTAGGAAGGGCCATGAACCAAGTCTTGTGCTAATCAGCCAGCATAAAACCAGGTTGATGTGCCCAGTGTACAGCATGGAAGCAGATCAGCGGCTtccgggagagagagagagacctaagATATTGcttttgtgggtggtgccattgaAAGAGGCATTTTGGATCTAGGGCTCAGGGCTCACACCAGTCAGGAGAAGTTAGTGTGAAGAGGTTTGGACAACAAGGCCAATTCTGGGGGACATGTGGACAGCCAGGAGTACAAATCAGGTATCAgggaaggcagaggtgggtgacACAAACAGTCCATCTCAATGGGCTCCAAGATCACATTGTCAGCACCCAGCTCTAAAGGTGATGAAGTGTTGGCCAGGAGTAGCATGTCAGGAGGTTTTCCTCAGGAGGTAGGGCAAAGAGTTCAGGTGGAGGAGCAGGTTGGGGCTCCCAGGATCCCACCCTGTACACACCATGCACTTTTCCCCAGGGAAGGGCATCTTCATAGTGGGGTGCCCTTTAGGAGAGTGTCTGAGATTGCTCTCTGTCTCCTGCAGACATCAGTCCCTTTGGTAATGACCCTTTTCGAGTTGGCTCGGAACCCAGATGTTCAGCAGGCCCTTCGGCAGGAGAGCCTGGCAGCTGAGGCCAGCATTGCTGCCAATCCTCAGAGGCTTAAGTCAGAATTGCCTCTGCTGCAGGCTGCCCTTAAAGAGACCTTGAGGTAGGTGCTGCCTGCACCTTCCCTGCCTTTCTGTGCCCTCTTTTAGGTGGGAGGAGGACAGCCAtgttctttgttctttctatGCTATTGTTCCTCTGGAGGTTGCCTGAGTTCAGCAGAGCCAGGAACCACACCTCTGGAGGATCTGAGGGAGGAGGGTGCATGTGTGGACAGGAGAAGCCCTTCATCTCTGAGGCCTCTCCTATTGCTTCCTCTCCCCAAGGCTCTATCCTGTTGCTAATGTTTTGGAGAGAATTCTAAGCTCAGACTTGGTGCTTCAGAACTACCATGTCCCTGCTGGGGTGAGTGATCCTCATACACCCACCAACTGCCCTGTTCTGTATCACCTCAAAGAGGCAGCTGACATCTTGCCCTTGATATCTGCCCACAGACATTGGTCCAATTTGATCTGTACTCCATGGGCCGAAACCCTGCAGTGTTCCCAAGGCCTGAGCGTTACATGCCTCAGCGCTGGCTGGAGAGGAAGAGGACTTTCCAGCACCTGGCCTTTGGCTTTGGGGTGCGCCAGTGCCTGGGGAGGCGCCTGGCAGAGGTGGAGATGCTTCTCCTGCTGCATCACGTGAGCACCTGTGGGAATCGGGGGTGGGGTAGGGACAGCTGGATGGAGGATGACTAAGACAAGGCCTTCAGAGTATATCTGAGCCTGGGGCTTCTGGTTTACCAGAGCAAGCacaaaggggaggggggagagccTTAAGAATAAGGTCCAGTAGGATGAGACTCCCAGTGTAGTGTGGGCAAGCTGAGCCTAGATAGATCCTTAGTGGTACCTTGAGGGGTGGGTGTGATCTCTAGAGCAGGACTGGGCTCTCAGTACCCCAAAGGAGGTCCTCTTTGCGGGATGGTGGCAGCACCCTCAGCTCAGCAggagaggagccagtgctctgagCTGCTGAGGAGGCCAGATGGAATCATCTCATCCCCACCCCAacctgtttccagattctgaaatCCTTCCACGTGGAGACACAAGAGCAAGAGGATGTGCAGATGGCCTTCCGCTTTGTTTTGATGCCCAGCTCCAGCCCCCTCCTCACTTTCCGGCTTGCCAGCTAGTAACACAAcacctccccccttttttttggtgTCCTTTGGAGGTCAGCAGCCTCTTCCTGTTCCCTTGACATGCTACCCCTTTTTCTCCCTTGGGGCACTATGCCTGTGGTCATGCTAGCCTCTTGTCTGTGATTCAAGGCCAGGGAATGGCTCTGGAGAATTGCTGCCCCTTCGCTGTCTCCTGCCAGCCTCCTAATGTCGTCATCCAAGTGAGCCCATATGCTGGCCTTCTGTCTGGTCCCGATCATCCTTGTTACTCTCTTCTTGACTCCTCTTCCAAAGTTTCTCTGTATTGTTTGAGTGTTGTGCTAGAGGAACCCAGCATCAAAAAGGACATCTCATGTTAAAGCCCATGAGATCGCATTGTAACATGTGACGGGAGACAGAGCTGGCCAGGCAATTAATGTGCATGCTGCTAATGTGTATCCCAGCTGCCATGTAGTACGGCTCAGACCTCGCAGACACAGCGGCCACTTTGTGATCACCCTCCAGTCTAGACTGTGCGTATGCAGGTCCTGGGGATGCTAAGAGGCAAGGGTCTCAGGTGTGGTGAAACAAAAGAAATGTCCTGCTAATACAAGGGTCAGACACTGGCTAGCGAATTTCAGAAGAGTTTCTGTACGTATCGTCTCTGGTTAACAATGAACACAGGCCAGATGCACTTGAGGCATTGAGAGTGTAATGCCTTCGTTCCTGCTCTGGCCAAAGCACAGCGTACCActcgggggggtgggggagaggatgTGCCCTGAGTTACAAGCACGCTCTCTTTGCCTCATTCTTTCTCAACTGCTTTGATAAGATACGAACTGTATCTCTTACAAACAATAgaaatgtgtttggttttttgcattgaaaaaaaaaatcaatccacCCCTCAATCCTTCCAAATCCAACTGTAGAAATTAGTAGAAAATGCTTGTTCATTCAGTGTAAGGTTCTAAAGccctcaaaataaaaaatcacttccaagggctggagagttggctcagtgcttAACAGTACTTGCTGCGCTTGGAGAGGACTTGGTTTTGGTTCCTAGCAACGATGCAAcagcctgtagctccagctcttAAGGATATGACACCTCTTCTGAACTTCTTGGACACCTGCCACAGACATCTAGACAAACAGTAAAGAAGAAAAGTCACTTTAAGAAGGCGAGAAAAACATCTAAGCCCCCTGGTAGAGCAGTAAAAATCCATGAACAGATGACAAACACACGCATAAAGAAAATACAACGTTATCTCTGGCTCTTCATCTCTGTGGTGTCCTCTCCCCGATGTGAAAACAGTCTACCCAGGAGAAAACACCAGATGGTCCGCATTTGTTGGTGTGCCGCAGAACACCTGAGCAGAGCTTGAGGCGTCAGTCATAAAGCTCACAAGAGAGGAGAGCCTAGGACATACTGTTGGTAATCAGGCAGCTCTGCCATCAGCCCCAGGAACCTGGCAATAGCAAAACACCTCAGCACCACTGAGACACCTTTTCTGACCACCAGAAGCCACATGTCGGTGTCCGAACATGTGCTGAGTCGCGACAGCTGTATGACAGCCTCAAAGCACACCCCTTGGGATccttaagcaggcatctctacagccagcccccaagggacctgacaaatgggGCACCAGGCATCTGTGCGGCCATCTGTGGGACCACCTGCGGACCACCTGAGCATGCTTTGGGTCACCTCACAATATTAATACttgcccctccttccctctctctctctttctgtcccaCCTTGCCTAGAGACGGCCTCTGTGAGCCCCCTTTTCCCCTAataaaacctcccacgtggaaccagtcgCATGACGTGATTTATGAGACCGCCGTGCAACTCcacagcacaatcctaacacccCTACCTCCTGCACATGCGCAGTGTCACCTTATAAAAGAACCCATCCGCTTTTCCTCGATTTCTTCTTCCCGCCACTACC of Meriones unguiculatus strain TT.TT164.6M chromosome 8, Bangor_MerUng_6.1, whole genome shotgun sequence contains these proteins:
- the LOC110544545 gene encoding cytochrome P450 11B1, mitochondrial-like, giving the protein MVMAFRVKAGMWLARPWQCLHSRRALGTTAVPAPKTPQPFEAIPQYSRNKWLKMLQILREQGQENLHLEMNQAFQELGPIFRHNIGRTKIVSVMLPEDAKKVLQIDDPYPIRLPLKSWLDHRALRGLSCGVFLLNGPEWRFNRLRLNPNVLSLEAVQKFVPMVDTVARDFVQNMKKMLETTHGPLSIDSYSNFFNYTIEASHFVLFGERLGLIGHDLNPGSLKFIHTLHSMFKSTTQLLFLPKSLTRWMNNRVWKEHFDAWDAISEYVAQCIKNVYRGLAEGHLENWSVVSELVTERALTMDSIHANSMELTAGSVDTTSVPLVMTLFELARNPDVQQALRQESLAAEASIAANPQRLKSELPLLQAALKETLRLYPVANVLERILSSDLVLQNYHVPAGTLVQFDLYSMGRNPAVFPRPERYMPQRWLERKRTFQHLAFGFGVRQCLGRRLAEVEMLLLLHHILKSFHVETQEQEDVQMAFRFVLMPSSSPLLTFRLAS